The following proteins are encoded in a genomic region of [Eubacterium] hominis:
- the uvrC gene encoding excinuclease ABC subunit UvrC — protein MANMAKIQDKLAILPALPGCYLMKNKDGDIIYVGKAKKLKNRVRQYFVGAHDFKTTRLVSNIDDFEYIVTGSEKEALLLEINLIKKHTPPYNIMFMDDKTYPYLKLTKEKAPVLKVVRNTKDKKAEYFGPFPDSGAAWETVKLLNQLYPLRKCKRLPKKECLYFHMGQCLAPCVNEIDPKTYQDMAANIRKFLKGDVRDILDTLQKEMEEASENLLFEKAQEKLDLIHAIHHVTAKQQIDFKDRKDRDVFGYYVDKGYISIQGFFVRGGKLLERTLSIEPLYEREEDAFVSFVAQYYSANPLPQEILIPKEYDITQLEEILDTKILQPVRGDKLKLVEMVLANAKNAHEQKFELVERKESRKEEAMAQLSNLLQKEIHRIEIFDNSHISGSFNVSGMVVFVDGEASKKDYRLYKLGEYVSDLDSMKEVVYRRYFRLLKERGRFPDLLIVDGGYLQIEAAKEILDALDIPLTLCGLVKDDNHRTSNLMDRNGKIIPVPRDFSLFFLLTQMQDEVHRFAISYHRRVRNKAMTKSILDEVEGIGEVRKKEIWKHFKSLKRLKEASVEEIAQVIPEKTAITLYNVLHNTDQNGNEA, from the coding sequence TGATGAAAAATAAAGATGGAGATATCATCTATGTCGGAAAAGCCAAAAAACTAAAGAATCGTGTGCGTCAGTATTTTGTGGGCGCACATGATTTTAAGACAACTCGTCTGGTTTCTAATATTGATGATTTTGAATATATCGTTACAGGCAGTGAAAAAGAAGCCCTTTTATTGGAAATCAATCTGATTAAAAAGCATACACCTCCCTATAACATCATGTTTATGGATGATAAGACCTATCCCTATCTGAAACTCACAAAAGAAAAAGCACCAGTGCTTAAGGTGGTACGCAATACCAAAGATAAAAAGGCAGAATACTTTGGACCATTTCCTGATTCTGGGGCAGCATGGGAAACAGTAAAGCTGTTAAACCAGCTGTATCCTTTACGCAAATGTAAACGTCTGCCAAAAAAAGAATGTCTGTATTTTCATATGGGACAATGCCTTGCGCCCTGCGTAAATGAGATTGATCCCAAAACATATCAGGATATGGCCGCAAATATTCGTAAGTTTTTAAAAGGCGATGTAAGGGATATTTTAGATACGCTACAGAAAGAAATGGAGGAAGCAAGTGAAAACCTGTTGTTTGAGAAAGCACAGGAGAAGCTTGATTTGATCCATGCGATTCATCATGTCACAGCCAAACAGCAGATTGACTTTAAAGATCGTAAGGACAGGGACGTATTTGGCTATTATGTAGACAAGGGCTATATCTCGATTCAAGGCTTCTTTGTACGTGGGGGAAAGCTGTTAGAGCGTACTTTGTCCATCGAGCCATTATATGAGCGGGAAGAGGATGCTTTTGTGTCCTTTGTTGCCCAATATTATAGCGCAAATCCATTGCCACAGGAGATTTTAATACCAAAAGAATATGATATTACCCAGCTGGAGGAAATTCTGGATACTAAGATTTTACAGCCGGTACGCGGAGATAAATTAAAGCTGGTAGAAATGGTACTAGCCAATGCGAAAAATGCCCATGAACAAAAATTTGAACTGGTAGAACGTAAAGAAAGTCGTAAAGAAGAAGCGATGGCACAATTATCCAACCTTCTACAAAAAGAAATCCACCGTATCGAAATCTTCGATAACTCTCACATATCCGGTTCTTTTAATGTCAGCGGCATGGTTGTATTTGTGGATGGGGAAGCCAGCAAGAAAGATTATCGATTATATAAACTTGGAGAATATGTATCCGATCTGGATTCCATGAAGGAAGTCGTTTACCGACGGTATTTCCGCTTATTGAAGGAACGTGGAAGATTTCCTGATTTATTGATTGTGGATGGTGGCTATTTACAGATTGAAGCCGCAAAAGAAATTTTGGATGCATTAGATATCCCATTGACCTTATGTGGTTTAGTAAAGGATGATAACCATCGTACAAGCAATCTGATGGATCGTAATGGAAAAATCATTCCAGTGCCACGAGATTTCTCTTTGTTTTTCTTGTTGACACAGATGCAGGATGAAGTGCACCGTTTTGCGATCAGTTATCATCGTCGTGTCCGTAATAAAGCCATGACCAAGTCCATTTTAGATGAAGTGGAGGGAATTGGAGAAGTACGTAAAAAAGAGATCTGGAAACATTTCAAATCTTTAAAACGTCTGAAAGAGGCCAGTGTTGAGGAAATCGCCCAGGTGATTCCTGAAAAGACAGCCATAACCTTATATAATGTTCTACATAACACAGACCAAAATGGAAATGAAGCATAA
- a CDS encoding helix-turn-helix transcriptional regulator, whose product MLTKREKEVFDLLIDNYSTAEIAEKMHISDKTVRNHISNVMLKLGVKGRAQAVVELIKLDELKL is encoded by the coding sequence ATATTGACGAAACGCGAGAAAGAAGTCTTCGATCTTCTGATTGACAATTATAGTACCGCCGAAATCGCAGAGAAAATGCATATCTCTGATAAAACGGTGCGAAACCATATATCCAACGTGATGTTAAAGCTTGGAGTTAAGGGCAGAGCACAGGCAGTCGTGGAATTGATCAAGCTCGATGAACTGAAATTATAG
- a CDS encoding M15 family metallopeptidase yields MKIKRMLFIIVLIALFGGCFYAMNQHYDELARYPYELTQKQRDIVLEHLDTEQINYLLAQKIEPDEFLPFIEEEGFTLENTLWYTKAMSTRKEEKSYIVNFINKYKEHMEYGELQNLLTYYSYNVLTRFYDEGYTYGEHAKLIANPSSMYTILNTSKTIYTYEPKNLVTITTLPHDSIVDNANDIMIQKEVVKPLEELMKAAKEINRKNYGDMVITTGYLSYEDQISLYESKQKEFPKDFTMYWDHPGQSEYQLGYTITLKPNDNKGDSEEKKKEEDREQAVWLKENAYKYGFVIRYPKHKEDVTKKAYQPYTLRYVGKQAAKLMHDEDKAMEEIDFSVFEK; encoded by the coding sequence ATGAAAATCAAACGAATGTTGTTTATCATAGTTTTGATTGCTTTATTTGGCGGTTGTTTTTATGCGATGAACCAGCACTATGATGAACTGGCAAGATACCCTTATGAACTTACACAAAAACAACGTGACATCGTCTTAGAGCATCTGGATACAGAACAGATCAATTATCTGCTTGCCCAGAAGATAGAACCAGATGAGTTTCTTCCTTTTATCGAAGAAGAAGGGTTTACATTAGAAAATACACTATGGTATACCAAAGCCATGAGTACCAGAAAAGAAGAAAAGTCATATATCGTAAACTTCATCAACAAGTATAAAGAACATATGGAATATGGCGAATTACAAAACCTTTTGACATATTATTCCTATAATGTTTTAACACGTTTTTATGATGAAGGATATACCTATGGAGAACATGCAAAGCTTATCGCAAATCCAAGCAGTATGTATACGATTTTAAATACATCCAAAACGATATATACATATGAACCAAAAAACTTAGTGACAATTACCACCCTGCCACATGATTCTATCGTGGATAATGCCAATGATATCATGATTCAAAAAGAAGTCGTCAAACCTTTGGAAGAATTGATGAAGGCAGCAAAAGAAATCAATCGTAAAAACTATGGAGATATGGTCATTACGACCGGCTATTTATCTTATGAAGATCAAATATCATTGTATGAGAGCAAACAAAAAGAATTTCCAAAAGATTTTACGATGTATTGGGATCATCCTGGACAAAGCGAATACCAGCTTGGCTATACGATTACCCTGAAACCTAATGATAACAAAGGTGACAGTGAAGAAAAGAAAAAAGAAGAAGATCGTGAACAGGCCGTCTGGTTGAAAGAAAACGCATATAAATATGGTTTTGTGATACGATATCCAAAACATAAAGAAGATGTGACGAAAAAAGCGTATCAGCCATATACCCTTCGCTATGTTGGAAAACAGGCAGCAAAGCTTATGCATGATGAAGATAAAGCGATGGAAGAAATAGATTTCAGTGTATTTGAAAAATAG
- a CDS encoding GerMN domain-containing protein: MQRFKKQFAFLFGMIAIAAYASIRFFPTEEATTPVIQSETTGNHMQIYMMDHDKTLIPISIPVDEEMSEEDQVNIMLGYMSGKQSLKGFSPLFTKEVHMDSFQINNGIIAVDFDDSLKNYTKENELRVLESLTWGLTQFHDVERVKLMMNGETLTAMPNGSTPIPEILNRSIGINHFETSTSALHTSDEMTVYYTKKVQGNTYMVPKSKRYPSTRSSLESKVNEIIEDVSVSSTLTQPMVKDSIKMESMSFEKGTLKVSLDEHILGADKTVKQDVYDSLTLSLLSLPSVEHVQVLVDDVVVSLQDEAKTVSLQDISYNEVMF, encoded by the coding sequence ATGCAGCGCTTTAAAAAACAATTTGCATTCTTATTCGGGATGATTGCCATTGCGGCATATGCATCCATCCGTTTCTTTCCAACAGAAGAGGCAACAACACCTGTCATTCAAAGTGAAACAACAGGTAATCACATGCAGATTTATATGATGGATCATGATAAAACCCTGATTCCTATCAGTATTCCTGTGGATGAGGAAATGAGTGAAGAGGATCAGGTCAATATCATGCTTGGCTATATGAGTGGGAAACAAAGCCTGAAAGGTTTTTCTCCATTATTTACGAAAGAAGTGCATATGGACAGCTTTCAAATCAATAATGGGATCATCGCAGTAGACTTTGATGACAGTTTAAAAAATTATACAAAAGAAAATGAATTACGTGTATTAGAATCTTTGACATGGGGATTAACGCAGTTTCATGATGTAGAACGTGTCAAGTTAATGATGAATGGGGAAACATTAACAGCGATGCCGAATGGCTCTACACCGATTCCAGAGATATTAAATCGCAGCATTGGCATTAATCATTTTGAAACATCCACGTCTGCATTGCATACAAGTGATGAAATGACAGTCTATTATACCAAGAAGGTACAGGGAAATACCTATATGGTACCAAAAAGCAAACGTTATCCATCCACACGCTCCTCTTTAGAATCCAAAGTCAATGAAATCATAGAAGATGTATCAGTATCCAGTACCCTGACACAGCCAATGGTAAAAGACAGTATCAAAATGGAGTCTATGAGCTTTGAGAAAGGAACATTAAAGGTATCTTTGGATGAACATATCTTAGGCGCAGATAAAACCGTAAAACAGGATGTTTATGACTCACTCACCTTATCTTTATTAAGCCTTCCAAGTGTAGAACATGTACAGGTGCTGGTTGATGATGTGGTCGTTTCTTTACAAGATGAAGCAAAAACAGTTTCCCTGCAAGATATTTCATATAATGAAGTAATGTTTTGA
- a CDS encoding metallophosphoesterase, translating to MKIILVSDSHGKDEALDKVLETYPDADAFVHCGDIETYPECYPQFITVRGNNDIYYDYPEEQTLHIAGHGIYITHSHHFMYTHRLEQMAEKAKSLDCDIVFYGHTHIAADDEVNGVRLINPGSLWRSRDGRGPSYAIVDLDSYHVDVEFVFMPKPKSRFGFF from the coding sequence ATGAAAATTATACTTGTTAGTGACAGTCATGGAAAAGATGAAGCGTTAGATAAGGTATTAGAAACATATCCAGATGCGGATGCATTCGTTCATTGTGGGGATATAGAAACATATCCAGAATGCTATCCACAATTTATCACAGTACGTGGAAATAATGATATCTATTACGATTATCCAGAGGAACAAACATTGCATATCGCAGGACATGGAATCTATATTACCCATTCTCATCATTTTATGTATACACACAGATTGGAACAGATGGCAGAAAAAGCAAAAAGCTTAGATTGTGATATCGTGTTTTACGGGCATACACACATTGCCGCAGATGATGAGGTAAATGGTGTACGACTCATCAATCCGGGTTCATTATGGAGAAGTCGTGATGGACGTGGACCATCTTATGCTATTGTGGATTTAGATTCCTATCATGTGGATGTGGAATTTGTATTTATGCCAAAACCGAAAAGCCGTTTTGGATTTTTCTGA
- a CDS encoding coenzyme F420-0:L-glutamate ligase has translation MERKVGTISRGVRCPIIREGDDLASIVVDSVLEAAESEGFEMRDKDVVAITESIVARSQGNYASVDAIAEDVKAKLGGETIGVIFPILSRNRFAICLRGIAKGAKKIVLMLSYPSDEVGNHLISVDALDEAGVNPYSDVLSLEKYRELFGENKHEFTGVDYVEYYQNLIKEEGCDVEVIFANSAKMILNYTKNVLTCDIHTRARTKRILKENGAERVCGLDDILTTSINGNGYNSAYGLLGSNKSTEDTVKLFPRECRDLVFDIQKKLKERCGKDVEVMVYGDGAFKDPVGKIWELADPCVSPAYTDGLEGTPNELKLKYLADNDFKDLSGEELQNAIEAKIKEKDGNLKGDMASQGTTPRRLTDLIGSLCDLTSGSGDKGTPIVLVQGYFDNFTN, from the coding sequence ATGGAAAGAAAAGTTGGAACAATTTCTCGTGGGGTACGCTGCCCGATCATTCGAGAAGGTGATGATTTAGCTTCTATCGTCGTTGACAGTGTATTGGAAGCCGCTGAATCAGAAGGATTTGAAATGCGTGATAAAGATGTAGTTGCGATTACAGAATCTATCGTTGCCCGTAGCCAGGGAAATTATGCCAGTGTGGATGCAATCGCAGAAGATGTGAAAGCTAAGCTGGGTGGAGAAACCATTGGTGTGATTTTTCCAATCTTGAGTAGAAACCGTTTTGCAATTTGTTTAAGAGGAATTGCTAAGGGAGCAAAGAAAATTGTATTGATGTTGAGCTATCCTAGTGATGAGGTAGGAAATCATCTAATCAGTGTAGATGCATTAGATGAAGCAGGTGTCAATCCATATAGTGATGTATTATCACTTGAAAAATATCGTGAACTGTTTGGAGAAAACAAACATGAATTCACTGGTGTCGATTACGTGGAATATTATCAGAATCTGATCAAAGAAGAAGGCTGTGATGTAGAGGTAATCTTTGCGAACAGCGCAAAAATGATCTTAAATTATACAAAGAACGTATTGACTTGTGATATTCATACAAGAGCTAGAACAAAACGTATCCTGAAAGAAAATGGTGCAGAAAGGGTATGTGGTCTGGATGATATCCTGACAACTTCTATCAATGGCAATGGCTATAACAGTGCATATGGTCTGTTAGGTTCTAATAAATCTACAGAAGATACTGTAAAACTGTTCCCAAGAGAATGCCGTGATTTAGTATTTGATATCCAGAAAAAATTAAAAGAACGTTGTGGCAAAGATGTAGAAGTCATGGTGTATGGTGATGGTGCGTTTAAAGATCCTGTTGGAAAGATCTGGGAACTTGCTGATCCATGCGTATCACCTGCTTATACAGATGGTTTGGAAGGAACACCAAATGAATTGAAATTGAAATATCTTGCAGACAATGATTTCAAAGATTTAAGTGGTGAAGAACTACAGAATGCCATTGAAGCAAAAATCAAAGAAAAAGATGGCAATCTAAAAGGGGATATGGCATCTCAGGGTACAACACCAAGAAGATTGACTGACCTGATTGGTTCTTTATGTGACTTAACAAGTGGTTCAGGTGATAAAGGTACACCAATCGTACTTGTTCAGGGTTACTTTGACAATTTCACAAACTAA